One window from the genome of Vidua chalybeata isolate OUT-0048 chromosome 3, bVidCha1 merged haplotype, whole genome shotgun sequence encodes:
- the DRC1 gene encoding dynein regulatory complex protein 1, with the protein MMLPPLPSNGKWAARIVRCRGNGSRACAVTGAHLRSGPGIDPDPGAGPGADPDPVPDPGTGADWERQQRIAARRNRIDARRREALGEEVEQEEEEEEQEEEERKSLKLIEETQKVLAKLLFQGTQLLTNVQVGSDLRESRRREKEGQEKLRRLEKLEKVAQRGTEKLAEINSKWASVGDVKIPQELWELLEQQQEECEQLLAGKNRLIRELQEELKAKDEQYEQALQEQAGEIQVLLERMEEQTRNMLKAYRHHLRQIEKTFEEERREMLANNRKRWNEAIRAHNEQELEFLQKQMDKALDFEQQLNELQDESVENYDSMKFQLEQDVQYLERKLRQMKGIYHLNQVKLEYNLDVLRQLDVENSTLRSLQKRKISRFRTSLELLSAKMAKQEMKFQEEKQSLESELERVTGQFQETRSRMRQLMRSSAEKFRQVWIVNEEEAKALIREALDADRIIHVQQLGMPWEEPHLWFMDNVGPLGRRQEKRDAMQVATKLLEGIKSGKPEQERRGSKKKGARSAEGGKENQERLEDRATSRPGIPRKTLRKILEVLSEESGFLLENKLLKPLREAVGPRNDVRQLRSVFEALRIEDEDELRELLDFFLDYESQNAPKIQVTGMGEDPADPAQDRGSGRSHSQRDQHQPPGSSPRIPSIQVDHVLTILREFLRDFVKLRDEGPPREIQDVRDNSKDGEYWEALTRVIPERTLKLWDALGAALLEYHKVLTRRSELFSEAAALQRQNSELGMLLEEYLGSAQVR; encoded by the exons ATGATGCTCCCGCCGTTGCCAAGCAACGGGAAA TGGGCGGCGCGCATCGTCCGTTGCCGGGGCAACGGGAGCCGCGCATGCGCGGTAACGGGCGCGCACCTGCGCTCAG GTCCCGGTATTGATCCCGatcccggtgccggtcccggtGCCGATCCCGATCCCGTTCCCGATCCCGGTACCGGCGCGGATTGGGAGCGCCAGCAGCGAATCGCCGCCCGCCGCAACCGCATCGATGCCCGGCGCCG GGAAGCCCTCGGAGAGGAGGtggagcaggaagaggaggaggaagagcaggaggaagaggagaggaagagccTGAAGCTGATCGAGGAGACCCAGAAG gtCCTGGCCAAGCTGCTTTTCCAAGGGACGCAGCTGCTGACGAACGTCCAGGTGGGATCTGATCTCCGGGAATCGCGGAGGCGGGaaaaggaggggcaggagaagctgaggaG GTtggaaaagctggagaaggTAGCCCAGCGCGGGACGGAAAAGTTGGCGGAGATCAACTCCAAGTGGGCCTCGGTGGGGGACGTGAAGATCCCGCAGGAattgtgggagctgctggagcagcagcaggaggagtgCGAGCAGCTCCTGGCCGGAAAGAACCGGCTCATCCGAGAGCTCCAGGAG gagctgaaggCCAAGGACGAGCAGTACGAGcaggccctgcaggagcaggcgGGTGAGATCCAGGTGCTCCTGGAAAGGATGGAAGAACAAACCAGGAATATGCTCAAAGCCTACCGGCACCACCTCCGGCAGATCGAG AAAACGTTCGAGGAGGAGCGGCGGGAAATGCTGGCCAACAACCGGAAAAGGTGGAATGAGGCCATCCGGGCCCACAACGAGCAGGAG ctggaattcctgcagAAGCAGATGGACAAGGCGCTGGATTTCGAGCAGCAGCTGAACGAGCTGCAGGATGAGAGCGTGGAGAACTACGACAGCATGAAATTCCAGCTGGAACAGGATGTGCAG TACCTGGAGAGGAAACTCCGGCAGATGAAGGGAATTTACCACCTGAACCAGGTGAAGCTGGAATACAACCTGGACGTTCTCCGGCAGCTGGATGTGGAAAATTCCACGCTCCGAtccctgcagaaaaggaaaatcagccG ATTCCGGACGTCGCTCGAATTGCTGAGCGCCAAAATGGCCAAGCAGGAGATGAAATtccaagaggaaaagcagagcctgGAATCCGAGCTGGAGCGGGTCACGGGGCAGTTCCAGGAGACGCGGAGCCGGATGAG GCAGCTGATGCGCAGCAGCGCCGAGAAATTCCGGCAGGTTTGGATCGTGAACGAGGAAGAGGCCAAAGCGTTGATCCGGGAAGCACTGGATGCCGATCGGATCATCCACgtccagcagctgggaatgccGTGGGAAGAGCCTCACTTGTGGTTCATGGATAACGTGGGACCCCTGGGGCGCCGCCAGGAAAAGAGGGATGCCATGCAGGTGGCCACCAAACTCCTGGAAG GGATCAAGTCTGGAAAACCGGAGCAGGAACGGAGGGGGAGTAAGAAGAAAGGAGCGCGGAGCgcagaaggagggaaggaaaaccaggaaaggctggaggaTAGAGCCACATCCCGGCCGGGCATTCCCAGGAAAACCCTCCGGAAAATCCTGGAGGTCCTGAGCGAGGAGTCG GGattcctgctggaaaacaaacTCCTAAAGCCGCTGCGGGAGGCGGTGGGGCCCAGGAACGACGTCCGGCAGCTCCGATCCGTCTTCGAG GCCCTCCGGATCGAGGACGAGGACGAGCTGCGCGAGCTCCTGGATTTTTTCCTGGACTACGAATCCCAGAACGCGCCCAagatccag GTCACCGGGATGGGAGAAGATCCCGCGGATCCGGCTCAGGACCGAGGGAGCGGCAGATCCCATTCCCAGAGGGATCAGCACCAACCCCCTGGGAGCTCCCCTCGCATCCCGTCCATCCAAGTGGACCACGTCCTGACAATCCTGCGGGAATTCCTACGGGATTTTGTCAAGCTGAG GGATGAAGGACCCCCCAGGGAAATTCAGGACGTCCGGGACAATTCCAAGGACGGGGAATACTGGGAAGCCCTGACCCGCGTCATTCCCGAGCGGACACTCAAACTTTGGGATGCACTTGGAGCCGCGCTCTTGGAATATCA TAAAGTTCTGACCCGGAGATCCGAGCTCTTTTCCGAGGCCGCCGCCCTGCAGCGGCAGAACTcggagctgggaatgctgctggaggAATATTTGGGATCCGCGCAAGTCCGGTGA